Proteins co-encoded in one uncultured Draconibacterium sp. genomic window:
- a CDS encoding IS4 family transposase produces the protein MSDMLTFGKVTVNKFCTTNTEKIGAYRMFGNNSFSHFELTEGVVSNCKANQGSTHLLCIQDTTEFNFTSHLQRIGKKDKDIGPVTKNDNAGFFCHPMLVINEKDKLPIGLSSIDLWNRNWDKQDKFERSYWKQDITEKESYRWIESARKTKSVLDKAPMLTVIGDRESDIFSEFVLIPEERTHLLVRSRINRKLAGEDVKLYEKLSQQEQKAVYDLEIKGNKKRKARTAKMSLKYVKLKIKRPEKLHDKNLPEYVELWAIEAREQPKTVPRAESPIVWRLLTTHPITEVDHAMKCLEWYGNRWFIEELFRIMKSKGFELEASQLETGAALKKQVVMALQVALTIMVLKLSLNKKEALNAELIFNQQQIEFIELLLKNEIEGKTKKQQNPYPSRSLAWCAWAIARLSGWSGYKSHGPPGYISMKNGLDTFNTKYEGYLVAMKFLKDVYKG, from the coding sequence ATGTCAGATATGCTTACCTTCGGTAAAGTTACTGTCAATAAATTTTGTACAACGAATACCGAAAAGATAGGAGCATATCGTATGTTTGGGAATAATAGTTTCAGCCATTTTGAATTAACAGAAGGTGTAGTTTCTAATTGTAAAGCCAACCAAGGTTCTACTCATCTTCTTTGTATCCAGGATACAACAGAGTTTAACTTTACCAGCCACCTACAACGGATTGGGAAAAAGGACAAGGATATTGGTCCGGTAACAAAAAATGATAATGCAGGTTTCTTTTGCCATCCGATGTTGGTGATAAACGAAAAGGATAAACTGCCTATCGGCTTGTCAAGCATTGATTTGTGGAACCGCAACTGGGACAAACAAGATAAATTTGAACGAAGTTATTGGAAACAAGATATCACAGAAAAGGAATCATACCGCTGGATTGAAAGCGCCCGAAAAACAAAATCTGTTTTAGACAAAGCACCAATGTTAACTGTTATCGGAGACAGGGAGTCTGATATTTTTAGTGAGTTTGTCCTTATCCCAGAAGAACGCACACACTTGCTCGTGCGTTCAAGAATAAACCGAAAATTGGCAGGAGAGGATGTGAAACTTTATGAAAAGTTATCGCAACAGGAACAAAAAGCTGTTTACGATTTAGAAATTAAAGGAAATAAAAAACGAAAAGCCCGGACAGCAAAAATGTCCTTAAAATATGTAAAGCTTAAAATAAAAAGGCCAGAAAAACTACATGATAAGAATCTTCCTGAATATGTTGAATTATGGGCTATTGAAGCCCGTGAACAGCCAAAGACAGTGCCCAGAGCAGAATCTCCAATAGTTTGGAGGTTATTGACTACGCACCCAATAACAGAGGTTGACCATGCAATGAAATGTTTGGAGTGGTACGGTAACAGGTGGTTTATTGAAGAACTCTTCAGAATAATGAAAAGTAAAGGCTTTGAGCTTGAAGCCTCACAGCTTGAAACCGGTGCTGCATTAAAGAAACAGGTTGTTATGGCACTTCAGGTTGCATTAACAATAATGGTGCTTAAATTATCGCTCAACAAGAAAGAAGCATTAAACGCTGAACTGATATTTAACCAACAGCAAATAGAGTTTATAGAGTTATTACTAAAAAATGAAATAGAAGGAAAAACGAAAAAACAACAAAACCCATATCCCTCCAGAAGTTTAGCATGGTGTGCATGGGCAATAGCCCGGCTTAGTGGCTGGAGCGGATATAAGTCTCATGGCCCACCAGGCTACATATCAATGAAAAATGGACTTGATACCTTTAATACTAAATATGAGGGATACCTTGTCGCAATGAAGTTCTTAAAAGATGTGTATAAAGGGTAG
- a CDS encoding helix-turn-helix transcriptional regulator, which translates to MIKTSEKIIKVESITTLHNMLDVEPPQHSLISVVDVSKLKITEDLVGVKVSADFYYIGLKNAECGSHYGKNDYDFGDGVLAFTAPRQVIAAKSTTDFDQEQGWMLFFHPDLIHGTSLGENIGKYSFFNYDTNEALHLSDNEKKTLNDCTRKIKEELTVVGDNYSQDIIISGLELLLNYCMRFYARQFRTREKQNRDILEKVESVLEERMKGDQLEKYGFPSVSDLAEKVNLSKNYLSDLLRKETGQSAKEHINDVLIDRAQSKLLLNTEESVAEIAYSLGFKYPHYFSRLFKAQTGFTPQQYRKLKQHN; encoded by the coding sequence ATGATAAAAACATCAGAAAAAATAATCAAAGTAGAATCGATTACGACATTACATAACATGTTGGATGTTGAGCCTCCCCAGCACTCGTTAATTAGTGTGGTTGATGTATCGAAGTTAAAAATTACAGAAGATTTAGTTGGTGTTAAAGTTAGTGCTGATTTTTACTACATCGGATTAAAAAATGCCGAATGTGGTTCCCATTACGGAAAAAACGATTATGATTTTGGTGATGGAGTCTTGGCTTTTACAGCACCACGTCAGGTTATTGCGGCAAAATCAACAACTGATTTTGATCAGGAGCAGGGTTGGATGTTGTTTTTTCATCCGGATTTAATACATGGAACTTCTTTAGGCGAAAATATTGGTAAATATTCGTTCTTTAATTATGACACTAACGAGGCTCTTCACTTGTCGGATAATGAGAAAAAAACATTGAATGATTGCACCCGAAAAATAAAAGAAGAATTAACGGTTGTTGGTGATAATTACAGTCAGGATATAATTATTTCAGGCTTAGAATTATTATTAAACTATTGTATGAGGTTTTATGCCCGGCAGTTTCGTACTAGAGAAAAACAAAATAGGGATATTCTTGAAAAAGTTGAGAGTGTGTTAGAAGAACGTATGAAAGGTGATCAACTTGAGAAATATGGTTTTCCTTCAGTTTCAGATCTGGCTGAAAAAGTAAATTTGTCGAAGAATTATCTGAGCGATCTGCTCCGAAAAGAAACCGGACAAAGTGCGAAAGAACATATTAATGATGTTTTGATAGATAGAGCGCAATCTAAATTATTGTTGAACACAGAAGAGTCAGTTGCCGAAATAGCCTATTCTCTAGGATTTAAATATCCACACTATTTTAGCCGGCTGTTTAAAGCCCAAACAGGTTTCACTCCTCAGCAATACCGAAAATTGAAACAACATAATTAA